In a genomic window of Phragmites australis chromosome 14, lpPhrAust1.1, whole genome shotgun sequence:
- the LOC133891628 gene encoding expansin-like A3, protein MEVLICYLLVLLISSSTCASASERCVRQGKAAYSPSLSPIPHGGGVCGYGAMAMEINGGFLSAGGPRQHRGGLGCGRCFQMRCRDAKLCSSSGVRVVLTDFHKSNRTDFLLGGPAFVGLANPGMAHELKRLDALPVEYKRIPCDYKDKNLSILVEEQSKRPNNLVVKFLYQGGQTDILAVDVAQVGSSDWRFMTQVHGPVWSTDRASAGPLQFRAVVTGGYDGKWVWAEQEVLPADWRPGQVYDTGVRIADVAREGCQGCATLDWK, encoded by the exons ATGGAAGTCCTCATCTGCTACCTCCTGGTgctcctcatctcctcctccacctgcgCATCCGCCTCCGAGAGGTGCGTGCGCCAGGGCAAGGCCGCCTACTCGCCCTCGCTCTCCCCCATCCCTCACG GTGGTGGAGTCTGCGGGTACGGGGCCATGGCCATGGAGATCAATGGGGGCTTCCTCTCCGCTGGGGGACCGAGGCAGCACAGGGGAGGGCTTGGCTGTGGAAGATGCTTCCAG ATGAGATGCAGAGACGCAAAGCTGTGCAGCAGCAGTGGAGTGCGGGTCGTGCTCACCGACTTCCACAAGAGCAACCGCACCGACTTCCTGCTCGGTGGGCCCGCTTTCGTGGGCCTGGCCAATCCCGGGATGGCCCACGAGTTGAAGAGGCTAGATGCTCTCCCCGTAGAGTACAAAAG GATTCCCTGCGACTACAAAGACAAGAATCTGTCCATACTAGTGGAAGAACAGAGCAAAAGGCCAAACAATTTGGTCGTAAAGTTCCTCTACCAAGGTGGCCAAACTGATATCTTGGCAGTGGACGTCGCTCAG GTGGGGTCATCGGACTGGCGGTTCATGACACAGGTCCACGGGCCGGTGTGGAGCACTGACCGGGCCTCCGCTGGCCCGCTGCAGTTCCGGGCAGTGGTCACCGGTGGGTATGACGGCAAGTGGGTGTGGGCCGAGCAGGAGGTCCTCCCGGCCGATTGGCGGCCGGGCCAGGTCTACGACACCGGTGTCCGGATCGCTGACGTGGCGAGGGAGGGCTGCCAAGGCTGCGCCACGCTGGACTGGAAGTGA